AAAGACCAAAGCCACCCATTATCTGGTCGGCCCCGCCGCAAAGGATTACATCGAAGAAGGTAAATTTGAGAACCAGGGGATCACATTGGAATACAAATCATATGATTACCCCGAATACCCGCAAATGCACGGCCGGTTTGAACCGAACTTGAGTATCGTGGATCTCTTGTTCAACTGCGGACCGGAAAGCAGGGAATATTTGAAGAGCCGAATTCCCAATAGAACGGCGGCGGCGGCATGACACAAACAGGATCCGATTTTCACGTGGTCTTCATCCGCGGGCCTATTTTAAGCTCCTCGCGGTCGGTCATGAATGACGCAACCCCTCCCTTGGCTTTTGCCTTGCTGGCGGGCCATTTACGCCACCACGGCTACCGTGTCACCCTGATCGACGCCATCGGCATGGGATTGAACCGGTCATGGGCCTGGAGCGGGCGAGAGGGGTATTATTGCAAGGGAGCCACTTTTCAGGAAATATTGGACGCCCTTCCCCCGGATGCCGACTTGTTTGCCTTTTCCTGCATGTTTTCGGGGGAATGGCCGCTCAACCGGGATTTGATTCATGCGGTCCGTCAAAAATTTCCCCGCGTTCCCGCCGTTGCCGGGGGAGAACACGCGACCGCCCTGCCCGAGTATTGTCTCCGGGATTGTTCTTCATTGGATTTTGCGGCCACCGGCGAGGGAGAGGGAGTTCTGCTCAGTCTCTGCGAAACATTGCGCAAGGGACAAAGCGGCAGTAACTGCCGCGGCATCAAATATATCGATAAAGAGGGAAATTATGTCGACATGGGCGCGTTTTCCCGGATTGAAAAAGTGGATGAAATTCCCTGGCC
Above is a window of Deltaproteobacteria bacterium DNA encoding:
- a CDS encoding cobalamin B12-binding domain-containing protein; the encoded protein is MTQTGSDFHVVFIRGPILSSSRSVMNDATPPLAFALLAGHLRHHGYRVTLIDAIGMGLNRSWAWSGREGYYCKGATFQEILDALPPDADLFAFSCMFSGEWPLNRDLIHAVRQKFPRVPAVAGGEHATALPEYCLRDCSSLDFAATGEGEGVLLSLCETLRKGQSGSNCRGIKYIDKEGNYVDMGAFSRIEKVDEIPWPAWDLVAIQFYWASQ